From a single Pseudomonas triticicola genomic region:
- a CDS encoding DUF4142 domain-containing protein has product MKSLAAICLAVLAMSVQPGHADTIDAFIEEAAQQSLFQHNSSRIALEKATLPEVKAFARRMIADHEHFDKQIRQLGQSQQMAVPAEPSVASKAKQLRLESRDDSFDRIYIDSQAETLEQKLMLFKKEALSSQNPQLKAFAQSALPDIEKQAKTARDLQEKLKPSAGALKSVNP; this is encoded by the coding sequence ATGAAATCACTCGCCGCGATCTGCCTTGCTGTCTTGGCTATGAGCGTCCAGCCAGGCCATGCAGACACCATCGACGCCTTCATCGAAGAGGCGGCACAGCAAAGCCTGTTCCAGCACAACAGTTCGCGCATCGCCTTGGAAAAGGCAACCTTGCCCGAAGTCAAAGCGTTCGCCAGACGAATGATCGCCGACCATGAGCACTTCGATAAACAAATCAGGCAGCTGGGGCAAAGCCAGCAGATGGCGGTTCCCGCCGAACCCTCGGTGGCATCCAAAGCCAAGCAGCTACGCCTTGAATCAAGGGATGACTCCTTCGACCGCATTTACATCGACAGCCAGGCCGAAACCCTTGAGCAAAAGCTGATGCTGTTCAAGAAAGAAGCGCTGTCATCACAAAATCCGCAGCTCAAGGCTTTCGCCCAATCCGCGTTGCCGGACATCGAGAAACAGGCAAAAACTGCCCGCGACCTGCAGGAAAAACTCAAACCCTCCGCTGGCGCACTGAAATCCGTCAACCCCTGA
- a CDS encoding YegP family protein, with product MYFEIYRQTRGTPSTGKGQWRWRLRARNHETVASGESYVNKADCLHVINLIKAVQGETPIKEI from the coding sequence ATGTATTTTGAAATCTACCGACAAACCCGAGGCACCCCGAGCACTGGCAAAGGCCAGTGGCGCTGGCGTCTGCGCGCGCGCAACCACGAGACCGTGGCCAGTGGCGAATCGTATGTGAACAAGGCTGATTGCCTGCACGTGATCAATCTGATCAAAGCCGTACAGGGCGAGACGCCGATCAAAGAAATTTGA